In Henriciella litoralis, the genomic window GCCGAAGAAGACAACAAGAAGAAAAAGAAAAAGAAGAAGGCGGCCGCTCGCGACATCGACGATGACGATATCGACGATGATGACGAGGAAGACGACGACGAGGACGAGGAAGAAGACGACGAAGATGACGTCGCTTCCCGCGAACTCGGGTCCGAAGCCGATGAAGTCGTTCTCGAAGGCGGCGATGAAGAGGAAGACGAAGAAGCTGCACCGGGCAAAGTGCCTGCAGGCTTCACGGAAGATGGCCTCGACGACGACGATGACGACGTTGACCTCGACGACGAGGAAGAAGACTTCGAACTCGACGACGATATCGACATTGACCTCGACGATGATGACGACATCGACCTCGATGATGACGAAGATGACCTCGGCGATGACGAGGATGAGGAAGACGATAATAAAAAGTCCTGATAATTGGACTTGATCAGGAGCGCGTGAGCCGATAACTCACGCGTCTCCAATGAATTGGGGCCTTAGCTCAGCTGGGAGAGCGCCTGCATGGCATGCAGGAGGTCAGCGGTTCGATCCCGCTAGGCTCCACCATTCAACTCCGGTTTGCGTCGCAAAAAATCGGTCCAGTGGACCGATTTTAGGATTTGAATGCTGCGGCAGCAGCCCGGTTACCGTGAGATTGGCTTTACGAAATAAGTGTCCCGGCAGGGGCCTTTCTTGTTCTTGCTCAATTGAGCCGGGCCGACTCACTGTCATGCAATGGTGCCTTTTGCCCTGTGCGGGGTTCTCTGTGCGCGCCCTGCGACCGACGCAGTCCGGAACAGCGCTGCAAGGCTTCGCGTTACTCCCTTTGAAAAGGAGTATCCCATGCCACAGACACTGACGCTGCAAGCGATCGAGAAAGTCACCCCCGACGTTAACCGCCTGACCTTCACCATGCCGCAGGGCATGCGCTACCGCCCAGGCCAGGCCTTCGATGTCGCGCTGGACAAGGAAGGCTGGCGCGGCGAAAAACGCCCGTTCACGCCGACAAGCTTGCCCTCAGAAGGCAAGCTTGAATTCACGATCAAATCCTATCCAGAGCATGACGGCGTCACCGAGCAGATCGGCAAGATGCAGCCGGGTGACAAGATTATCGTGGACGAGCCATGGGGCGCGATCAGCGATGAAGGCAAGGGCTGGTTTATCGCTGGCGGGGCAGGCGTCACGCCTTTCGTCGCCATCATGCGTCAGCGCCTTGCTGATAAGGGCACGCTGGAAGGCTGTGAGCTGATTTTCTCTAACAGTACCGAAGCAGACATCATCTATCGCGACGAGTTTGAAAGCATGCCGGGCCTGTCGACCTATTTCACGGTCACGGACCAGAAGAAGGCCGACGTGCACACAGGCCAGATCGACAAGGCGCTGCTGAGCGACCGGATCAAGCCTGGCAAAGGCAAATGCTATGTTTGCGGGCCGGACGACATGATTGAGGAAATCGTAGCGACTCTAGGCGATATTGGTGTTTCTGAAGACGATATTGTGATCGAGCAATTCGACTAGATGTCGGCTCGGGACTGAACAGCTGTTCAGAGAAGGGCTACCAAAGTGATCAAATGCCCACTTCCTGCCGCTTTATCGGCTTGAACGCGGCAATTTGAGTCACCAGATTTAACAGTGACACAGCACCCGGCGCTCAAAGAGGCGTTGCCGCTAAGCGGGGCGAATCAGCCGGGTTGGATGTGTCGTGGCCCTGTCTTTGAAAGGAAGGTAATTGCCATGACGACAGACATTCAAAACCACGCTTCCAAAGTGTTCTCTGCCAAGGACCTTGTCTATATCCGTCGCATTGCGGAGCAGGAATTGGCCGGATTGCCACCCGAAGCGCTCGATACGGTCGCAGACCGCGATGCGCTATTCGTGCTCGCCAATGGCGAAGGCGAACAGCTTGCCATCGTGGAAGGCCGGGACGCCGCATTCGCTGCCGCCCGCGCCCACGAAATGCGCCCGGTGAGCGTGCATTAGGCGCGTTCAGACGGAATTTCGAAATGAAAAGCCCGGCAGCGATGCCGGGCTTTTTTAGTTGGGTTCAGCTTCAGCCGGAACTGGCGCGTCCAACTCCATCCCTGTTTCAGCCTTTTCGGTTTCTTCCCCGGATGAGGCCGATGTCGTACCGGATTCATATTGCCAGGGCGTCAGGGGCAGGTACCGGTCCAGGAAGTTCAGCGTCTCGAGCAACTCCTTTTTCTGATCCTGCGGCGTGCGATAGGTATGGCCTCCCTCTTCCAGACGTACAAACTTGAAATAGCGTCCGGCGTCCCGCAGCGCGTCGGCCATCAGTTCGCTCTGTTTGATCGGCACGATTGAGTCGTTTTCGCCATGAATGAGCAGGATCGGGGCTTTTACGCGGTCGGCGAGTTGCGCCGGAGAGATCGCCCGTAGCGCATCCTTGTCCCGTGAAGGGTGCCCCATGTGCTTGACCCAGTACTCGTAGTTTTCGGAATCGCTACCGTCTTCCTTTTTGACATATTTCAGCTGCTCGAGAAGATCGGAGGGCGCGGCGCCCGCGATGACGCACTGGTACATGTCCGGTGTCAGTGTAGCCGCAGCCAGCGCTGCGTATCCGCCATAGCTGTAGCCCACGATGCAGGCCCGTCCATCTTCCGCGCGCCCGGTTTGCTGCAGATATCGCAGGCCATCCTCAATATCTGTCTGCATGGCCCGGCCCCACTGGCGGCGGCCGCCATCAGCGAAGCTCAGACCATAGCCTGAGGAGCCCCGGAAGTTCGGCTGGAAGACGGCATATCCTTGCGCCGCCAGGATCTGGGCGTCCCGGTTGTACTCGTAGATATCACGATTTTCCGGACCGCCATGGGGCATCATGATGAGGGGCGGTATCTCTCCCTCAGCCAGACCGTTCGGAACCGTATAATAGCCTGTGATCTCCAATCCATCACGCGCCTCGTATTTGATGACGTCCACATCGGAGAGAGCGTCGTGATGCAGATCTGGAAACGCCGTGCCGAAATGGTCGATTTTCGCCTCATCGGTTGAATAGACGTAGTAGTGGGATGCGAACTTCGGTCCGTCAGCCAGCAAAAGCCATTTCTTTCCGTCCCGGCTCGCATCGAGGGGAATGAGATTGGCCTTGCCCTCGAAAAATGTGCTCAGGCCATCGATATGGGCCTGAAGGCGAGGATTATTATATTCGAGCTTGAGAACATCTTCGAAGTGATAGCTGCCGAGATATTCATAGGTCTCCGGATTGATGATCGCGTTTTCAATATCGAGCGTCGGGTGGGTCTTGATGGTCTCCAGGATTTCGCCGGTTTCGAAATTGTAGAGGTATATGCCCGTCGTGTTTGTCCCCTCAGGACGGGCGGCGACGTAATATGTCGCGAGCTGTGGACCGGGTGAGAGTGGCCGAAAGTCGGTCGTTTGCTTTGACACATTCTCGATGTCACTCACGCGGACCGTTTTCAGTTTCCGCCATTTGATGTCGCCATTTTTCTTCTTTTCCGGGCCATAATAGTAAAGCACAGTGCCGCGGCGATTCTGGTCGACGCGGAAGGCGGGATTGCCCTCAGCATCCACGAACCACCTGGTCGTCAGCCACCGGCCAAGCGCGACCCGCTCATACTCGCCGGTAGAGATCTGCACCTTGAAAAGATCGAGATCGCCGTGGAGGTTGGCCGCAATCAGAAAATGGTCTGGATCATTTGGCAGGAAGCTTACGACGCGCCCGAGATCAAGGTTCCGACGTTCTAGCGAGCGATTACCTTCAAACACGACATGATGCTTCTGGCCGTCTCTGGACAGAAGGATTAGGCGGGTCATCGGGATAGGCAGATGGCGGATGTTATCGAAACGGGCGTCCAGAATTGTCTCGCGCGTGAAAACCTCGCCCCGAAGGTTGCCGAACATCGTGGCGGAGATCATCAGCCAGTCGTCGCTGGCCCACTCGACCCAATTGATGAATAGCTCTTCGCCGACATTGACATGGCGGACCTTGAACTCATCCGATCGCAGATCCACGAGGGCCAGCACCTCGCCAGATTCGCCCTGTTGCAGGGCCGCTAGCCAGTTACCGCTCGGAGACATTTCTATTTTGCTGAGCGCAGGCTCTTTGAGGAAGTCGTCAAGCTTCAGGCCGTTGCGCAATTCATTCGTGACCGTGCCCTGGGCCGTCGCCAATGCGCAGGACAGGATTAGCCATGCGCAAACCAGCAGATATCTCATTCCGGCAACTCCCACTTTTACGCAGGAGTTGACGCATGAATGGCTTTTCCGTCAACCAGTGACTTAAAGGATTGCCGGGATGACCCTGTCTGGCGGTCGGTGGCCGTCAGCAAATGTCTTGATGTTGATGATGACTTTTTCGCCCATCTCGATCCGGCCTTCGATGGTGGCCGAGCCCATATGAGGCAGCAGGATCACGTTTGGCAGGCCGATCAGCTCTGGATTGACCGAAGGTTCACGCTCAAACACGTCGAGGCCCGCGCCGGCGATCTTGCCCGCCTTGAGGGCGCGTGCGAGCGCAGCTTCGTCGATCACCTCACCGCGCGCGGTGTTGACGATGAACGCGTCTTTCCGGATCAGTTCGAGACGGCGCGCCGATAGCAGGTGGAACGTGGCTGGCGTGTGCGGGCAATTGACCGAAATGATGTCCATGCGCGACAGCATCTGGTCGAGGCTTTCCCAATAGGTCGCGTCCAGTTCTTCGGTGACCTGACGATTGACCGGCTTGCGGTTGTGATAGTGGATCTGCAGGCCAAATGCTTTGGCGCGCCGGGCGACAGCCTGGCCGATACGGCCCATCCCGATAATGCCTAGGCGCTTGCCAGAAAGGCGGCGGCCCAGCATCCAGGTTGGTGCCCATCCATCGAACTTGCCTGCTTCCAGAAGCTGGATACCCTCATGCAGGCGGCGAGGCACACCGAGGATCAGCGCCATGGTCACGTCGGCGGTATCGTCTGTCAGGACGCCTGGCGTATTCGTTACGGTGATGCCGCGCTGAACCGCGCTTTCGATATCGAGATTGTCCACGCCTGCGCCAAACTGCGCGATATGCCGGAGCTGCGGCGCGGCCTGAGCAAGCAGGCGCCCATCGATTTTGTCGGTCACGGTCGGGACGAGTACGTCCGCCCGCTTCACCGCATCGACCAGCTGAGCATCGCTGAAAGGGACATCGGTTTCATTGAGTTCGGTGTCGAACAATTCCTTCAGACGGATTTCGACAGGGTCCGGCAAGCGCCGCGTTACAATTACCTTCAGCCGCTTTGCGGTCATCGACGTTTCCTTTCCTTGCAAAAAGCGCATAGCAGAGCCAGCTGCGCGCGCCAATGCATATAGCTAAAGAGCTTTACCTCTGATTCACCACACTGGGCGAAGATGGAGACATGTTAA contains:
- a CDS encoding FAD-binding oxidoreductase, with the protein product MPQTLTLQAIEKVTPDVNRLTFTMPQGMRYRPGQAFDVALDKEGWRGEKRPFTPTSLPSEGKLEFTIKSYPEHDGVTEQIGKMQPGDKIIVDEPWGAISDEGKGWFIAGGAGVTPFVAIMRQRLADKGTLEGCELIFSNSTEADIIYRDEFESMPGLSTYFTVTDQKKADVHTGQIDKALLSDRIKPGKGKCYVCGPDDMIEEIVATLGDIGVSEDDIVIEQFD
- a CDS encoding 2-hydroxyacid dehydrogenase — its product is MTAKRLKVIVTRRLPDPVEIRLKELFDTELNETDVPFSDAQLVDAVKRADVLVPTVTDKIDGRLLAQAAPQLRHIAQFGAGVDNLDIESAVQRGITVTNTPGVLTDDTADVTMALILGVPRRLHEGIQLLEAGKFDGWAPTWMLGRRLSGKRLGIIGMGRIGQAVARRAKAFGLQIHYHNRKPVNRQVTEELDATYWESLDQMLSRMDIISVNCPHTPATFHLLSARRLELIRKDAFIVNTARGEVIDEAALARALKAGKIAGAGLDVFEREPSVNPELIGLPNVILLPHMGSATIEGRIEMGEKVIINIKTFADGHRPPDRVIPAIL
- a CDS encoding DUF1150 family protein, with product MTTDIQNHASKVFSAKDLVYIRRIAEQELAGLPPEALDTVADRDALFVLANGEGEQLAIVEGRDAAFAAARAHEMRPVSVH
- a CDS encoding TIGR02300 family protein; the protein is MSDPDLGTKQICPSCEAKFYDLNKRPAVCPKCKTEFDPEDDEVRSTSAKLKAKRAKSAVPVDDDDEDEAEEDNKKKKKKKKAAARDIDDDDIDDDDEEDDDEDEEEDDEDDVASRELGSEADEVVLEGGDEEEDEEAAPGKVPAGFTEDGLDDDDDDVDLDDEEEDFELDDDIDIDLDDDDDIDLDDDEDDLGDDEDEEDDNKKS
- a CDS encoding alpha/beta hydrolase family protein, with protein sequence MRYLLVCAWLILSCALATAQGTVTNELRNGLKLDDFLKEPALSKIEMSPSGNWLAALQQGESGEVLALVDLRSDEFKVRHVNVGEELFINWVEWASDDWLMISATMFGNLRGEVFTRETILDARFDNIRHLPIPMTRLILLSRDGQKHHVVFEGNRSLERRNLDLGRVVSFLPNDPDHFLIAANLHGDLDLFKVQISTGEYERVALGRWLTTRWFVDAEGNPAFRVDQNRRGTVLYYYGPEKKKNGDIKWRKLKTVRVSDIENVSKQTTDFRPLSPGPQLATYYVAARPEGTNTTGIYLYNFETGEILETIKTHPTLDIENAIINPETYEYLGSYHFEDVLKLEYNNPRLQAHIDGLSTFFEGKANLIPLDASRDGKKWLLLADGPKFASHYYVYSTDEAKIDHFGTAFPDLHHDALSDVDVIKYEARDGLEITGYYTVPNGLAEGEIPPLIMMPHGGPENRDIYEYNRDAQILAAQGYAVFQPNFRGSSGYGLSFADGGRRQWGRAMQTDIEDGLRYLQQTGRAEDGRACIVGYSYGGYAALAAATLTPDMYQCVIAGAAPSDLLEQLKYVKKEDGSDSENYEYWVKHMGHPSRDKDALRAISPAQLADRVKAPILLIHGENDSIVPIKQSELMADALRDAGRYFKFVRLEEGGHTYRTPQDQKKELLETLNFLDRYLPLTPWQYESGTTSASSGEETEKAETGMELDAPVPAEAEPN